The Candidatus Aegiribacteria sp. genome includes the window ATCTGATCAAGCGAGGGAATCTGATCGTTTCTAATCTGTTCGATATTATAATCGAAATAGATAGTTGATACAGGTAATCCCTGTCGTTCAGTCGCGACAATTACGAACTGGAACAGGTCAATCGGATCAGTTTCATAATAACAGTACTCGAGGTCTTCATTGATTTGCCTGACCTCAACATCAAGCGGGACTCCTCCCTGAACTCTCGAAAGACCAATGCTCAGAGGATCAATGCGATTCTCATCCAGCCAGAGTTTATTCACGCGAAAACTCAGAGAAGCTTCGAGAATGTCTACACTGTCAACTTCTCCGTATACTATTCTCGGTTCAAGCATTACCAGTTCTGCCGGGCGGCAGGTAATAATACAATCCCTGAAACGATCCAGATTCGTCTCGTAGTAATAGTAGGCTTCATCCTCATCGAATAATGCTGCTGGAACTCTTTCAAGCGATCCGTCCTCAAGAAGCTGATATAAGCGAAGAAGTCTCAGCTCCAGTCCATGCTGTTCGATCCAGAATCTTGGTACCCTGAAAAGGGCTGTCAGATCACGGATATGCGATTGTTCAAGTGAGCTGCTGATGGGGAAATAGCTGTAGAGATACTGTTCCGAATCAAGCTGAACAGGACTGTTAAGAGGAATCTCATCATATTGTGCCACCAATAATGAATCCTTTTGAATATCTCTGATAGCCCACAGATCAAACTCGTACATGTCAGTGTTGGGGAACCATGTTCTCTTATCAACCATAGGCGGCAGAGGTACTCTTGAGCGATTCTCGTCCCAGGTATCACCACCGAGCCTGAACGTCAAACCGATTCTGTGTCTGCCCCATGTGTTGTAAAGCTGGTTCAGCGGTACACTTAAGGCGTAATCCAGTTCTATTGGAATCGATCCTTCCGTTCTCACTGAAAATCCTGCTGAGATTTCGTGCGCAAGACCTGAAGCTTTGAAAGAATATCCGGTTCTGACTCCCCATGAGGAAGCCGAACCTATCCATTTCTCGAAACCGGCTGAGACATTGAGATCGAGTTTTCCTCCGATTCTTTCAAGGCCGTAATCAATCTGCAGAACTGGAGTAACAAAACGGGGATAGAACGCAGCACCAAGAGAAAACTGCATACCTTGTTTGTCAGTGGTTTCAAGACCAAGATCAGGCTGAATGATATTCCTGACAACACCAGCTACAGTAGCTGTTCTCCCCAATTCAGCCTGAAAACCGGCATTAAGACCTATTCCCTGCCCTTTTTGTCCGTATATGGCAAACAGGGGGTCATAAGATGTGAATTCATTATCCGCAAACTGCCTGAAAAGATATCTTCCGGTTAATCCGATTGATACAGGAAATATCCCTGGTCTGAACGCAAAAGACAGATTTGCCTCCCCTTCAGAGTAGAGATCGGCAGATGTGAGATAGTCAGCTCCCGCTGAAAAAGCAACAAATTTCGACAGAGGATGCAGGTAACTCAGAGCTGCGTAATGAAGCGAACCGTTATCCATATTCGGATACAGGTTCGAATACTCGGTACCGATAAGAATTCTTCCCGCTCGAAGGATTGAAGCGGGATTCCACCAGGCTCCCCAGGCATCATCGCCAAGTGAGATGAAAGCTCCCGAAAGTCCCATTGCTCTGGTTCCCGGTGTCTGATCCGAGGAAGCTGTAGACACGAACAGAAGGGGCAGAAGAAGCAGAAGTATTATCTTGCAACGCATACTACACCACTCATCCTTGTGTTTCCAGTCCACGCCATATAAACGTAGATCCCACCGGAAACAATTCCACCTCCATCATCACGTCCGTCCCATGATGGTTCTTCACCTTCAATTGTTACAATTGGGATACCTTCCAGACTGTAGATCGTCACAGATAACTGATCTCCATCGGCCCCTGGCCAGATGAAATTCGCAACGTCGTTGATTCCATCTCCGTTGGGAGTGAAGGGATTTGGAATTACGTTCATTCCCTGTCCGTAGTCCCGCAACATGGGGAAGTCGTGTATGGTCATTTCATCTTCATAGATGGAAACAGTATCCGTTACTGTTATATATCCGGATTTTTCTGCGCGAATGGGAACAGGTCCAACTGGAACATTCTCAAAGCTATACAAGCCTTCCGAATCAGAAAACTGCTCGAGTCCCATCTCAACCACGCTTACAGATACATCCCGAAGTCTCTGACCAGTATGAACATCCCAGACTTCACCGGAAAGAGAGCCGCTTGGACCCTGTGGCGTCGCGCTGGCCATATTACTGTAATCACTTTCTCCGTATGGATTCTCATAGAGCGTTGTCGCCCAGTAGTAATAGGTAACACCATTACTGACGAGGGAATCAACGTATGAAGTATCATTGGCGGACAGGCTTACGATTGGATCAGGATCCGGTCCGAGTGGGCTCAGACTTCGGTATATCTGATAACCAAATAAGCCTTTAGAACCGGTTCCGGAACTTTCCGCGGACGGAGCACTCCAGTTCAGAGGGATGAATCCATTATTGCCGCTTTCAGCAGTAAGATACTCAGGTGGAGCAAGGATACCTTCAATGGAAAAAGGACCGTAAACCGATCTGTTATTTGACTCAGAAGATTCCTCAATCTGGTCTTCCGCGTCAATAACAGCAATCATGTATCGTATACCCATATCAAAATACGAGAATGTAACAGGCGCACTGTAAGATTGAGTCTCACCTCCCTGAAGAGGTGGAACCATAAATGAAATCAATGGATTTGAAGTACTGTCAGGATCCTCTTCAAGATAGAGAACCAGTTCGCATCCTCCTGCAGGTCCCTGTCCCTGATTAGTGACAACAACCGAGAACATAACCGTTTGACCAACGAAGAACGGAGGTGAGAGGTCCGGGCTGG containing:
- a CDS encoding PGF-pre-PGF domain-containing protein, encoding MRCKIILLLLLPLLFVSTASSDQTPGTRAMGLSGAFISLGDDAWGAWWNPASILRAGRILIGTEYSNLYPNMDNGSLHYAALSYLHPLSKFVAFSAGADYLTSADLYSEGEANLSFAFRPGIFPVSIGLTGRYLFRQFADNEFTSYDPLFAIYGQKGQGIGLNAGFQAELGRTATVAGVVRNIIQPDLGLETTDKQGMQFSLGAAFYPRFVTPVLQIDYGLERIGGKLDLNVSAGFEKWIGSASSWGVRTGYSFKASGLAHEISAGFSVRTEGSIPIELDYALSVPLNQLYNTWGRHRIGLTFRLGGDTWDENRSRVPLPPMVDKRTWFPNTDMYEFDLWAIRDIQKDSLLVAQYDEIPLNSPVQLDSEQYLYSYFPISSSLEQSHIRDLTALFRVPRFWIEQHGLELRLLRLYQLLEDGSLERVPAALFDEDEAYYYYETNLDRFRDCIITCRPAELVMLEPRIVYGEVDSVDILEASLSFRVNKLWLDENRIDPLSIGLSRVQGGVPLDVEVRQINEDLEYCYYETDPIDLFQFVIVATERQGLPVSTIYFDYNIEQIRNDQIPSLDQIIQTLRANPGVFVSVEGHADSDGTFSHNDGLSKERAINVADYLSSKLEGVDIEIEPTWFGERRPAAANDTEAGRELNRRVEIVILRSTD